One Paenarthrobacter aurescens TC1 DNA window includes the following coding sequences:
- the otsB gene encoding trehalose-phosphatase (identified by match to protein family HMM PF00723; match to protein family HMM TIGR00685) gives MPTHLNQAVADSALLMKSLPLGLLRTVLQSDAQHGITPELFSELRALARVPGLLVACNYGGTLCSAEGVSTETLPLDSAAVALRALAALPNTHTAIISGRSLRDLAAVSRLPAEVHLVGSHGVEFDMGYAYTLSLATEQLLQQVAAALTEAVASEKGISVVRKPVGVAVHTRPATPEVVERVIFVSQKIAIEFGLYFIIDGTVLDLTVEEPAKGQALEQLRARLGVSAALFAGDAESDEKAIATLRGPDLGLHVGPGDTTAAHTLPDPEAFARVLALLFELRRAWLFGEDAVGLERHSMIGNGSSTALLTPDAKVCWMSHPLPDSGSIFAHILGGEPAGHFSIEPVKASQVLAQRYVDNTMIVETRWADVTVTDYLEPAPEGITSLVRVLSGTGAARVVFAPRPDYANAPFSMETRGDEVHIMGTSDPIILSAQGVTFMITSDGKYATATAEIPLDNGPVVLNLRCGDTEPPPADPDGEPNRRAAVGQSSREWIKALQLPTIKTSLVRRSALVLKSLVHEPTGAVLAAPTTSLPEGIGGTRNWDYRYCWLRDGSMTVNALVSLGSTQEADGFLAWLDGILQNAPGPEWLHPLYSVTGSPLSTEAIVESLPGYAGSRPVRIGNAADHQVQLDVFGPIAELIHDLAERRGFLPDEHWFLMEQMAHAVLARWHEPDHGIWEARRPPRHHVYTKVMCWVTLDRALQAAALHGRSPHAEWAPTAQTIREEVLREGWDSSAASYTVAYDSPDLDAAVLHVGLSGLLDVQDQRFLDTVTAVERELRVGPTVFRYRYDDGLPGLEGGFHICTTWLIEAYLAVGRLDDALELFNQLVALFGPTGLLPEEYDPGTETHLGNHPQAYSHLGFIRCAQLLDHYLASADVE, from the coding sequence ATGCCTACGCACTTGAACCAAGCAGTGGCCGACTCGGCACTGCTGATGAAATCGCTCCCGCTTGGCCTCCTCCGGACCGTCCTCCAATCCGACGCGCAGCATGGCATCACGCCCGAGCTGTTCTCGGAACTCAGGGCACTCGCCCGGGTGCCCGGGCTGCTGGTGGCATGCAACTATGGCGGGACGCTCTGCTCCGCTGAGGGTGTTTCCACGGAAACGTTGCCGCTGGACAGTGCTGCTGTGGCACTCCGTGCGCTGGCCGCCTTGCCCAACACGCACACCGCGATCATTTCGGGTAGGTCCCTGAGGGATTTGGCGGCGGTGTCCCGGCTGCCGGCAGAGGTTCACTTGGTGGGGTCCCACGGCGTGGAGTTCGACATGGGCTATGCCTACACGCTCTCCCTCGCCACGGAGCAGCTGCTTCAACAAGTGGCCGCCGCGTTGACCGAAGCCGTTGCTTCCGAGAAGGGCATCAGCGTTGTCCGCAAACCCGTGGGTGTTGCCGTGCATACCCGCCCGGCGACTCCCGAGGTAGTGGAGCGGGTGATCTTCGTTTCGCAGAAGATAGCCATCGAGTTCGGGCTGTATTTCATCATTGATGGAACGGTGCTGGATTTGACCGTTGAGGAACCGGCCAAAGGCCAGGCCCTGGAGCAGCTTCGTGCGCGGCTGGGCGTCAGCGCCGCACTTTTTGCCGGCGACGCCGAGAGTGACGAAAAAGCGATCGCCACCCTGCGCGGACCGGACCTTGGCCTGCACGTGGGACCGGGGGATACGACGGCGGCACATACCCTTCCGGACCCGGAGGCCTTTGCCCGCGTGCTGGCTTTGTTGTTCGAACTTCGGCGGGCATGGTTGTTCGGCGAAGACGCGGTAGGCCTGGAACGGCATTCCATGATCGGCAACGGAAGCTCCACCGCGTTGCTTACCCCGGACGCCAAAGTGTGCTGGATGAGCCATCCTTTGCCGGATTCCGGGTCGATTTTTGCCCACATTCTTGGCGGTGAGCCCGCTGGCCACTTCAGCATCGAGCCGGTGAAGGCCTCACAGGTGCTGGCGCAGCGTTATGTGGACAACACCATGATTGTGGAGACCCGCTGGGCCGATGTCACCGTGACCGATTACTTGGAGCCCGCGCCGGAAGGCATTACCAGCCTGGTCCGCGTCCTCTCCGGAACGGGGGCTGCGCGTGTGGTGTTTGCCCCCAGGCCTGATTACGCCAACGCGCCGTTCAGCATGGAGACCCGTGGCGACGAAGTCCACATCATGGGTACCTCGGATCCGATCATCCTCTCCGCGCAAGGCGTCACCTTCATGATCACCAGCGACGGTAAATACGCCACTGCAACCGCCGAGATTCCCCTGGACAACGGTCCTGTGGTGCTGAACCTTCGCTGCGGTGACACCGAGCCACCACCCGCTGACCCGGACGGCGAACCAAACCGGCGTGCCGCCGTCGGGCAGTCCTCCCGGGAGTGGATCAAGGCACTGCAACTGCCCACCATCAAAACGTCATTGGTGCGGCGCTCCGCGCTGGTGCTGAAGTCGCTCGTCCACGAACCCACCGGCGCCGTGCTTGCCGCGCCCACCACATCGCTGCCTGAGGGCATCGGGGGAACCCGCAACTGGGACTACCGGTATTGCTGGCTGCGTGACGGGTCCATGACAGTGAATGCGCTGGTGTCGTTGGGCTCCACGCAGGAGGCTGACGGGTTCCTTGCCTGGCTGGACGGCATCCTCCAGAATGCTCCCGGGCCCGAGTGGCTGCACCCCCTCTACTCGGTGACCGGCTCTCCTCTGTCCACGGAGGCAATCGTGGAGAGCCTGCCCGGTTATGCGGGCTCGCGTCCGGTCCGGATCGGCAACGCGGCAGACCACCAAGTGCAGCTGGATGTGTTCGGTCCTATCGCCGAGCTGATCCATGATCTTGCCGAGCGCCGCGGGTTCCTGCCCGATGAGCACTGGTTCCTCATGGAGCAGATGGCCCATGCGGTGCTTGCCCGTTGGCACGAGCCCGACCACGGAATTTGGGAAGCACGCAGGCCCCCCAGGCACCATGTGTACACCAAGGTCATGTGTTGGGTCACGCTGGACAGGGCCCTCCAGGCTGCCGCTTTGCACGGTCGTTCGCCTCATGCAGAATGGGCGCCTACTGCCCAAACTATCCGCGAGGAAGTCCTGCGCGAAGGCTGGGATTCATCCGCCGCGTCCTACACCGTGGCGTACGACAGCCCTGACCTGGACGCCGCCGTCCTCCACGTTGGGCTTTCGGGCCTGCTGGATGTTCAGGACCAGCGCTTCCTGGATACCGTCACTGCCGTTGAGCGGGAATTGCGTGTGGGGCCCACCGTTTTCCGGTACAGGTACGACGACGGACTGCCGGGTTTGGAGGGCGGTTTCCACATCTGCACCACCTGGCTGATCGAGGCGTACCTTGCCGTTGGCCGCTTGGATGATGCCTTGGAGCTGTTCAACCAGCTGGTGGCCTTGTTCGGGCCAACGGGCTTGCTGCCGGAGGAGTACGATCCCGGTACGGAAACACACTTGGGCAACCACCCGCAGGCATACTCGCATCTGGGCTTCATCCGCTGCGCTCAGCTCTTGGACCACTATCTGGCGAGTGCGGACGTGGAGTAA
- a CDS encoding putative luciferase-like monooxygenase (identified by match to protein family HMM PF00296) produces the protein MTVPLSILDLATIGKGQTVAESLAGSVAMAQKAEELGYRRVWYAEHHNMSAIASSATSVLIAHVAAHTNTIRLGAGGVMLPNHSPLTIAEQFGTLETLHPGRIDLGLGRAPGSDQNTMRALRRDHTSSDRFPQDVLELQGYLTGPTRIQGVEATPGKGTNVPLYILGSSLFGAQLAAQLGLPYAFASHFAPAALQDAVAVYRREFKPSDQLSEPHVIAGVNVTAADSNAEAQAIHLAVKRARVSLFFGGGREFTDDEADMVLDSPQGQHIAQMMKFSAVGTKDVVRDYLDEFAAFADADELIVAHQSIGTEERLRSVELLAEVAGLVSA, from the coding sequence GTGACTGTTCCTCTTTCCATCCTCGACCTGGCAACCATCGGGAAGGGCCAGACGGTGGCGGAAAGTCTCGCGGGCAGCGTGGCCATGGCGCAGAAGGCTGAAGAGCTGGGCTACCGCCGCGTTTGGTACGCCGAGCACCACAACATGTCCGCCATTGCGTCCTCGGCTACGAGTGTCCTGATCGCCCATGTCGCCGCGCACACCAACACCATCCGCCTCGGGGCCGGCGGTGTCATGCTGCCCAACCACTCGCCGTTGACCATCGCTGAGCAGTTCGGCACGCTGGAAACGCTGCATCCGGGGCGGATCGACCTCGGCCTGGGCCGGGCTCCCGGCAGCGACCAGAACACCATGCGCGCGCTGCGGCGCGACCACACGTCCTCGGACAGGTTCCCTCAGGATGTCCTTGAACTGCAGGGCTACCTCACTGGGCCCACCCGCATCCAAGGTGTTGAAGCGACGCCGGGCAAGGGCACCAACGTGCCGCTGTACATTCTGGGGTCCTCGCTCTTCGGCGCCCAGTTGGCCGCCCAGTTGGGTCTTCCCTACGCTTTCGCTTCACACTTTGCCCCTGCCGCTCTGCAGGATGCTGTGGCCGTCTACCGCCGCGAGTTCAAGCCCTCGGATCAGTTGTCCGAGCCGCACGTGATCGCCGGCGTGAACGTTACTGCCGCGGACTCCAACGCCGAGGCGCAGGCCATCCATCTCGCAGTGAAGCGGGCCCGTGTGTCACTGTTCTTCGGTGGCGGCCGCGAGTTCACCGATGACGAAGCGGACATGGTGCTCGATTCCCCTCAGGGTCAGCACATCGCGCAGATGATGAAGTTCTCCGCCGTGGGTACCAAGGATGTTGTGCGCGACTACCTCGACGAGTTTGCGGCGTTCGCTGATGCTGATGAACTGATCGTGGCCCACCAGAGCATCGGCACCGAAGAGCGCCTGCGGTCCGTGGAACTGCTGGCCGAGGTTGCCGGGCTTGTGAGCGCATAA
- a CDS encoding putative integral membrane permease (identified by match to protein family HMM PF03547) codes for MIGVLSGFFVVWAIILVGMFVGRRNILGENARSVLSSLTFFVASPALLFETLSKAKLHDVFAAPLLVTAVGAVVTGLLFFLIAKFWLKRAMPEALMSSMSSSLANSANLGIPIAVFVLGDASYVAPLLIFQLAFFTPLYLMALDASTSSHRTTPLRFLLMIVKNPMIVGSALGLLVAGTGFHVPTLILEPIHLIGGAAIPAMLMSFGMSLNGSKPLRKASGRRVDTLLASGFKLIVHPLIAYLFARFALGMDGHALFAVVVTSALPTAQNVFVAANRYQAGITVAKDTVLITTIVAVPAMIAVALLLT; via the coding sequence ATGATTGGTGTCCTGTCCGGGTTCTTCGTGGTGTGGGCCATCATCCTGGTGGGCATGTTCGTTGGACGCCGGAACATCCTTGGCGAGAATGCCCGGTCCGTCCTGAGCTCGCTGACTTTCTTCGTGGCGAGTCCGGCGCTCCTGTTCGAGACCTTGAGCAAAGCCAAACTGCATGACGTCTTTGCCGCCCCGTTGCTGGTCACAGCCGTGGGCGCTGTGGTGACGGGCTTGCTGTTTTTCCTGATTGCGAAGTTCTGGCTGAAGCGGGCCATGCCCGAAGCCCTGATGTCCTCCATGAGCTCGTCCCTGGCCAACTCCGCCAACCTTGGCATCCCGATTGCCGTGTTCGTATTGGGTGACGCGAGCTACGTGGCGCCGCTGCTGATCTTCCAGCTGGCGTTCTTCACGCCCTTGTACCTCATGGCCCTCGATGCCAGCACCAGCTCGCACCGAACAACTCCCCTGCGCTTCCTGCTGATGATCGTGAAGAACCCCATGATCGTGGGCTCGGCGCTGGGCCTGTTGGTGGCGGGTACGGGTTTCCACGTCCCGACGCTCATCCTGGAGCCGATCCACCTGATCGGCGGTGCCGCAATTCCGGCCATGCTGATGTCCTTCGGCATGAGCCTGAACGGATCCAAGCCGTTGCGGAAGGCCTCGGGGCGGAGAGTGGATACCCTGCTGGCAAGCGGCTTCAAGCTGATTGTCCACCCCCTGATCGCATACCTGTTCGCCCGCTTCGCGCTGGGCATGGACGGGCACGCACTCTTTGCCGTGGTGGTGACATCCGCGCTTCCCACAGCCCAGAATGTTTTCGTCGCGGCGAACCGTTACCAAGCGGGTATTACCGTGGCCAAGGACACCGTTCTCATCACCACCATCGTGGCCGTGCCGGCCATGATCGCCGTGGCGCTGCTGCTCACCTAG
- a CDS encoding putative monooxygenase codes for MTRDIFQPSGHIHFGIFFQGVNSGTIWKAPESGSQTDFESFRHIVQTAERGKFAAFFLGEGLRLREHLGRPHALDVVGRPDAQTMLAALAAVTKNIGLVATQNTTYNDPADLAHRLSSLDLISGGRAAWNIVTTDNAWTGANFRRGGYLDHADRYKHAEAFVETAKRIWDSWETSTGPARRVLHEGQHYTVDVTPRLPRSAQYRPVLFQAGDSPDGRDFAARQADVIFSAHPKFDDAVEFRRDIVARSVAAGRGANAVQIMPASEFILAATDQEAQEKKAWVRSLQIGPQQAIAYLEQFWGRELSSYDPDGPLPEIDPVVEETSETRGSGFHGAKARQLADQWRAEAKDKGLSIRQFVTSKTARIDATFTGSYTAVADHLAEFARVGAVDGFNISPWLIPTGLDDIVNHLVPELQERGVYPTEYRGTTLRENLGLETPVRSEESAHVS; via the coding sequence ATGACACGCGACATTTTCCAGCCGAGTGGCCACATCCACTTCGGAATCTTTTTCCAGGGCGTCAACTCCGGCACCATCTGGAAGGCTCCCGAATCAGGCTCGCAGACGGACTTCGAGTCGTTCCGCCACATCGTCCAGACAGCCGAGCGCGGAAAGTTCGCAGCCTTCTTCCTGGGTGAAGGCCTCCGCCTGCGCGAACACCTCGGGCGTCCCCATGCACTGGATGTGGTGGGCCGTCCTGACGCCCAGACCATGCTTGCCGCACTTGCCGCAGTCACCAAGAACATCGGCTTGGTGGCCACGCAAAACACCACGTACAACGACCCCGCGGACCTCGCACACCGCCTGTCCTCACTGGACCTGATCTCCGGAGGCCGGGCCGCGTGGAACATTGTGACCACGGACAACGCCTGGACCGGCGCGAACTTCCGCCGCGGCGGATACCTGGACCACGCCGACCGTTACAAACATGCCGAAGCGTTCGTGGAGACCGCCAAGCGCATCTGGGACTCGTGGGAAACTTCCACCGGACCTGCGCGACGAGTCCTCCACGAAGGCCAGCACTACACCGTTGATGTGACCCCGCGCCTGCCGCGCAGCGCCCAGTACCGCCCTGTGCTCTTCCAAGCCGGCGATTCCCCGGACGGCCGCGACTTCGCAGCCCGCCAGGCTGACGTGATCTTCTCCGCCCACCCCAAGTTCGACGACGCCGTGGAGTTCCGCCGCGACATCGTAGCGCGCTCCGTAGCCGCCGGCCGCGGTGCCAACGCCGTGCAGATCATGCCGGCCAGCGAGTTCATCCTCGCCGCCACGGACCAGGAAGCCCAGGAGAAGAAGGCTTGGGTCCGGAGCCTGCAGATCGGTCCGCAGCAGGCTATTGCCTACCTGGAACAGTTTTGGGGCCGGGAGCTCTCTTCCTATGATCCCGACGGTCCCCTTCCCGAGATTGATCCTGTTGTGGAGGAAACCTCCGAAACGCGCGGCAGTGGTTTCCACGGTGCCAAGGCCCGCCAGCTTGCCGATCAGTGGAGGGCCGAGGCCAAGGACAAGGGCCTCTCCATCCGCCAGTTCGTCACTTCAAAAACGGCTCGCATCGACGCCACGTTCACGGGTTCCTACACCGCCGTGGCCGACCATCTCGCCGAGTTCGCACGGGTTGGGGCGGTGGACGGTTTCAACATCTCGCCATGGCTCATCCCCACGGGTTTGGACGACATCGTGAACCACCTGGTGCCTGAGCTCCAGGAACGCGGCGTCTACCCCACGGAATACCGCGGCACCACGCTGCGCGAAAACCTGGGGCTGGAAACGCCGGTGCGCTCCGAAGAGTCGGCGCACGTTTCATGA
- a CDS encoding hypothetical protein (identified by Glimmer2; putative), with protein sequence MKAGHLLKTLLRRLGFQPGRRGTAPDGGDSSAAVVDVSRGTVSLQLTVGSQPL encoded by the coding sequence ATGAAGGCAGGTCACCTGCTGAAGACGTTGCTGCGTCGGCTCGGCTTCCAGCCGGGCCGACGCGGAACAGCGCCCGACGGCGGCGACTCAAGTGCCGCCGTCGTCGACGTTTCGCGCGGAACGGTCAGTTTGCAACTGACGGTGGGGAGCCAGCCGCTCTAG
- a CDS encoding Pyridoxal-phosphate dependent enzyme (identified by match to protein family HMM PF00291), protein MVTREEVEAAYSRTAGWVRHTPLAESGEQEPYHLWFKCEYMQHTGSFKARGAFNRLLTAKESGELDPAVGIVVASGGNAGLANAYAAAKLGVPATVFVPESAPANKVHKLYASGAKVVQGGAEYAEAYSAAIRFAEEKGAVYCHAYDQPEIVAGAGGVGLELLDELPDVDTILVAVGGGGLMGGIAAAAEGRARVVGVEPETVPTLHTALAKGEPVDVAVSGIAADSLGARRIGEIGFGVARRTGVQSLLVSDEDIVQARRALWEKHRIVVEHGAAAAYAALLSGAYKPNDGETVAVILCGANTDPSHF, encoded by the coding sequence ATGGTCACACGCGAAGAAGTAGAAGCAGCGTACTCACGGACAGCCGGGTGGGTTCGGCATACGCCGCTGGCGGAAAGTGGCGAGCAGGAGCCGTATCACCTGTGGTTCAAGTGCGAATACATGCAGCACACCGGCTCCTTCAAGGCCCGTGGTGCCTTCAACCGCCTGCTCACGGCCAAGGAAAGCGGTGAGCTGGACCCCGCGGTAGGTATCGTGGTGGCCTCCGGCGGCAACGCAGGCCTGGCCAACGCGTACGCTGCCGCCAAACTCGGAGTCCCCGCCACGGTTTTCGTTCCCGAGTCGGCGCCGGCAAACAAGGTCCACAAGCTGTACGCCAGTGGCGCCAAGGTGGTCCAAGGCGGCGCCGAATACGCGGAGGCCTACTCCGCCGCGATCCGCTTCGCCGAGGAGAAGGGCGCTGTGTATTGCCACGCTTATGATCAGCCCGAGATCGTGGCTGGCGCGGGCGGGGTAGGGCTTGAACTCTTGGATGAACTGCCCGACGTCGACACCATCCTTGTTGCTGTAGGCGGCGGTGGACTGATGGGCGGCATTGCCGCAGCCGCCGAAGGCAGGGCTCGTGTAGTGGGCGTCGAACCGGAGACGGTCCCCACACTGCACACCGCGTTGGCCAAGGGCGAGCCTGTGGACGTGGCCGTCTCCGGAATTGCTGCGGACTCCCTTGGAGCCCGGCGCATCGGGGAGATCGGTTTCGGAGTTGCCCGACGCACCGGTGTTCAAAGCCTGCTGGTCTCGGACGAGGACATTGTCCAGGCCCGTCGTGCCCTGTGGGAGAAGCATCGCATCGTCGTGGAGCACGGCGCTGCGGCTGCCTACGCGGCGTTGCTGTCCGGGGCATACAAACCGAACGACGGGGAAACGGTGGCGGTCATCCTCTGCGGAGCCAACACCGATCCCTCCCACTTCTAA
- a CDS encoding putative ABC transporter, solute binding protein (identified by match to protein family HMM PF00497), whose protein sequence is MARFAGKTGVTAALAATALLGLAACSDPGATAATGASAPASSASSSSSTKEFNLTPQQDRIKVTVDSAAAALVPDAIKADGKLTVVTTGGTPPLSTFATDNKTLIGSEVDIAYAVGESLGLQVEVLPVAWADWPLGVESGKYEAVLSNVTVTEARKEKFDFATYRNDLLGFYAKTDSDISTIKEAKDVAGKRIIVGSGTNQEAILVRWDEENKKNGLKPVEFQYYDDDSASQLALQSGRADLTFGPNASAAYKAAKDGKTKEVGTLDGGWPLKAEIAFTTQKGNGLAVAAQAALNTLIKDGNYGKILDRWGLASEAIPASELNPAGLPKK, encoded by the coding sequence ATGGCACGTTTTGCAGGCAAGACCGGCGTCACAGCGGCGCTGGCCGCTACCGCTCTGCTGGGGCTCGCCGCCTGCTCGGACCCGGGCGCGACGGCGGCAACGGGAGCGTCAGCCCCGGCGTCGAGCGCTTCTTCCAGCTCGTCCACGAAAGAATTCAACCTGACCCCGCAGCAGGACCGCATCAAGGTGACGGTGGACTCCGCAGCGGCTGCGCTGGTTCCGGACGCCATCAAGGCGGACGGCAAGCTGACTGTGGTGACCACCGGCGGCACTCCCCCGCTGAGCACGTTCGCCACGGACAACAAAACGCTGATTGGCAGCGAAGTGGACATTGCCTACGCCGTGGGCGAGAGCCTGGGCCTGCAGGTGGAAGTGCTGCCGGTAGCGTGGGCAGACTGGCCGTTGGGCGTCGAATCGGGCAAGTACGAGGCCGTTCTTTCCAACGTCACGGTCACCGAAGCGCGCAAGGAGAAGTTCGACTTCGCCACGTACCGCAACGACCTCCTGGGCTTCTACGCGAAGACGGACTCGGACATCTCCACCATCAAGGAAGCCAAGGACGTGGCCGGCAAGCGCATCATCGTCGGCTCAGGAACCAACCAGGAAGCCATTCTGGTGCGTTGGGATGAGGAGAACAAGAAGAACGGCTTGAAGCCGGTTGAGTTCCAGTATTACGACGACGACTCCGCCTCCCAGCTCGCCCTCCAGTCAGGCCGCGCAGACCTCACGTTCGGGCCCAACGCGTCCGCGGCGTACAAGGCAGCGAAGGACGGGAAGACCAAGGAAGTGGGCACGCTTGACGGCGGCTGGCCCCTGAAGGCAGAAATCGCCTTCACCACGCAGAAGGGCAACGGCTTGGCTGTGGCCGCTCAGGCTGCGCTCAACACCCTCATCAAGGACGGCAATTACGGCAAGATCCTGGATCGCTGGGGACTCGCCTCCGAGGCTATCCCCGCGTCCGAACTGAACCCGGCAGGCCTGCCCAAGAAGTAG
- a CDS encoding acetyltransferase, GNAT family protein (identified by match to protein family HMM PF00583) has protein sequence MTIVAAPFVRFILWFAWPPRTQPNRLVHMSVDFVLRPSVASDAAWIAELRAVVMRPDLERLARWDPIRVRERFLNAFQPEHTYVIHSDGVDAGVIAIRPEPDARWIEHFFVAPAHQGKGLGSAVLRHVMSASVDERPFRLDVLQGSPARRLYERHGFVLESEDPIDVFMMAPATP, from the coding sequence GTGACCATCGTGGCTGCACCTTTCGTCCGTTTCATCCTATGGTTTGCGTGGCCGCCTCGGACCCAGCCGAATAGGCTTGTTCACATGTCCGTCGACTTTGTCCTCCGTCCCTCCGTAGCCTCCGACGCCGCTTGGATTGCCGAACTTCGCGCCGTGGTGATGCGCCCGGACCTTGAGCGCCTTGCCCGATGGGATCCCATCCGGGTCCGTGAGCGCTTCCTGAACGCCTTCCAGCCGGAACACACGTACGTCATACATTCCGATGGCGTGGACGCAGGAGTGATCGCCATCAGGCCCGAGCCGGATGCCCGGTGGATCGAACATTTCTTTGTTGCACCGGCCCACCAGGGCAAGGGGCTCGGCAGCGCTGTGCTGAGGCACGTCATGTCGGCTTCCGTTGACGAGCGGCCGTTCCGCCTGGATGTGTTGCAGGGAAGCCCGGCACGGCGTCTCTACGAACGGCATGGCTTCGTGCTGGAATCCGAGGACCCGATCGATGTCTTCATGATGGCGCCTGCCACCCCCTGA
- a CDS encoding FG-GAP repeat domain protein (identified by match to protein family HMM PF01839), which produces MGILRSRSLRRAATTAMALGLLVSGLTAAGPANAASQPTPYIDGVPYVGSEMRRQYNYDYWGCRNPDGSGDAITLEWLRNGEPLPAERQGETLRVLPEDQGSRISLKVYPLTPGEPGCPTGTQLSAETKPIKASSRAMGWTGRGNFEPLARTHDGRLILYPRTYTYYKGMCEGPCPVYFGAWDEPRQVGAGWNMFNIVFSPGDFDGDGFNDLLARNASGQLFLYPGDGDGGWLPTRQVGAGWNIFDSIVGPGDFNGDGTNDVLARNAGGDLFLYPGNGNGGWLAPSKVGWGWQVMNKIIPGGDMNGDGTVEVFGRDHSGGLQLYSADGQGGWGAQAYMGGGWNDFQDVAGLGSYAHQKYNNLAAINGNGDLVLYSTGAMTTGLYGPQGPVGSGWNVFRELL; this is translated from the coding sequence ATGGGGATTCTTCGATCGCGCTCGTTGAGGCGCGCAGCTACCACCGCAATGGCATTGGGACTCTTGGTTTCCGGGCTGACTGCTGCCGGCCCAGCCAATGCAGCATCCCAGCCGACACCGTATATCGACGGCGTCCCTTACGTCGGTTCTGAGATGCGCCGCCAGTACAACTACGACTATTGGGGTTGCAGGAACCCGGACGGCTCCGGAGATGCGATCACCCTGGAGTGGTTGCGCAACGGCGAACCACTTCCTGCCGAGCGTCAGGGTGAAACTTTGCGTGTCCTCCCTGAGGATCAGGGCAGCCGCATCTCCTTGAAGGTGTACCCGCTCACGCCCGGCGAACCCGGCTGTCCCACCGGGACACAGCTGAGCGCCGAGACGAAGCCCATCAAAGCCTCCAGCCGCGCCATGGGCTGGACCGGGCGCGGCAATTTCGAGCCGCTGGCCCGCACACACGACGGCAGGCTCATCCTGTACCCGCGGACGTACACCTATTACAAAGGCATGTGCGAGGGGCCCTGCCCGGTCTATTTCGGCGCGTGGGATGAACCCCGGCAGGTCGGGGCGGGTTGGAATATGTTCAACATCGTTTTCTCTCCCGGAGATTTTGATGGCGACGGATTCAACGATCTCCTGGCGAGGAACGCCTCCGGCCAACTGTTCCTTTACCCCGGGGACGGCGATGGCGGTTGGCTTCCCACCCGCCAAGTAGGTGCCGGGTGGAACATTTTCGATTCCATCGTGGGTCCCGGGGATTTCAACGGTGACGGCACCAACGATGTCCTGGCCCGGAACGCGGGCGGTGACCTGTTCCTGTACCCGGGCAACGGAAACGGCGGCTGGCTCGCACCAAGCAAGGTGGGTTGGGGCTGGCAGGTCATGAACAAGATCATCCCCGGCGGCGACATGAACGGCGACGGCACCGTGGAGGTCTTCGGCCGGGACCACAGTGGCGGCCTCCAGTTGTACTCCGCCGACGGTCAAGGCGGATGGGGCGCCCAGGCGTATATGGGTGGTGGCTGGAATGACTTCCAGGATGTGGCGGGCCTGGGCAGTTACGCCCACCAGAAGTACAACAACCTTGCTGCCATCAATGGCAACGGCGACCTCGTGTTGTACTCCACTGGCGCCATGACCACCGGTCTCTACGGGCCCCAGGGTCCTGTCGGCAGCGGCTGGAACGTGTTCAGGGAACTGCTCTAG